Genomic DNA from Salvia miltiorrhiza cultivar Shanhuang (shh) chromosome 1, IMPLAD_Smil_shh, whole genome shotgun sequence:
ttcattttttaaaattattgtaatgtttttttaattattgtattttaaaattaatttaaggttgaaaattttaaatttagtaaaaaaattggTATTAAAATCTAATACAATCTATaaatacatttaatttttttaaaaattatatagagTTCGATTTAAAAGTCGAGGGACTCTTAAGTGGGGACTATTTCTATAAATTTTGttgatattaatatattttttaaatattatactccctccgtccatgaaagaacttcctaggagggagtgacacgggttttaagaaaaaatattgttgagtgtattgagagtgaataaaaggtagttgagtgtattgggagtggtgaaaatgtgttataattaatattgagagttgtgaaaagtgaaaagtaagaggattataagtggtggggtatagtccaaaaataggtaggaagttcgtttgtggacgtcccaaaaagaaaagataggaagttctttcgtggacggagggagtattatttaaaaaatatcacAATTTGTATTTGGCTCTATATTTTTTTGCATAATCACATACATTTATTTGTTgctctatttttcttttgcaaCTTCACATGCATCTATCATTTTGACTCTTCCATGTTTGAAGAGTTAGAtgcatgttatatatatatatatatatatatatatatatatatatatatatagggggcggttattcaataaaccacccttattttaagaattacgaaccagcaaaaatgcatgaattttatgtataacacgcatgaataaactgtataaaggtatgaatatcgaaaaaataattttttgctacctttgggattcgaactcatgaccatgaatatatccaacaaggtgatgaatcaaccgtagattttgatgatctaagggctgaaaatggttcttaatttatattttaataagcgttcttattttagccttcccctatatatatatatatatatatatatatatatatatatatatatattgaaaggtatcaatttttaattttgatgcttTCAATATGCACCAAGGTTTTGATGAATGGGTAAAACGTGTTGCTGACCCATATCAGAAACTTGATCACATGATCGAGGATGTTCATTGAAACTATAAAAATATCATTCCACAAGGCGGTTCATTGAACGTAAAAATTCGGTAATGATAACtaaatatatagttttttatttgtttgaagTATGGGTTGTATGATTTCGTATTTCATACTCCGATTGTTATAATTTttgtaatgtttgaatttttattattttgttctttttttgaattttgttaattttaatttatactccctccgtccacgaaaaaatttcctatttttcctttttgggacgtctacAAAAAAACTTCttatctatttttggactataccccaccacttatccTTGTTCGTACTTTCACTTTTTTCACAActcttaatattaattataacacattttgaCTACTTCCAATACATGCATcaactttttcaccactttcaatacacctaacaattttttcttaaaacgcgTGCTAAATCCTCCTAAGAAGTTCTTTCTTGGACGTAGggaatatttaatataattaaaaatatttgtgatTGATAAATCATAAATCATGATCGATTATTATATAGGTGGTTGGAGTGGTCattcataaattataaaatatactaGTGTTATTGGATTGAATAGaatattaataatatgaataataaaaattagaagGATTGGATGATTGAGTTGATCACTGTTAGGATGGTTTTAAAGGGCTCATGGTCTAGCTCGAGCCTTGATGGTTCAAGCTGGGACCGCAAAAGACAAATGGAGTAACTTTTTCGCCTAACCAGTTCGCCAAATTGACAAACAATCCCAATCTTCTCATTCTACAATCTACACTATCCTTCGCACTCCAACTTTTTTCCGCGGCGCACGTTACCCGACGCCACCAAACCGCCTCCGCCATGGCCACCGGCACCACTCATCGGCCGCAACCGAAGCTCTACGATCTCGATGTCACAATCGTCTCCGCTAAGCACCTGAAGAACGTCAATTGGAGGAACGGCGATCTCAAACCCTACGTCATCCTGTGGGTCGACCCGGACCGCCGCCAGGCCACCAAGCCCGACGACTCCGGATCTACCCGACCCGTTTGGAACGAGCGATTCGTTCTACCGCTCAGTCTCCCGCTCAGGGACTCCGCCCTAACGCTGGAAGTCTTCCACTCCAAACCGTCGGAGACGTCGAAACCCTTGGTCGGCGCGCACCGATTCGAACTCCGAGATCTCCTGGGCGACTCAGCCGACTCGGCAATTCGACTCAGGACCTTCGAGCTCCTCCGCCCCTCCGGCCGGCCCCACGGTAAGATCCGGCTGAAGATCGGCTTGGTTGAGCGCCCCGTGGAGAATTACCATCCTGCCCCTGCTACCGGTTATTATAACTTTTCTGCCCCTCCGCCGCCCATGCCTTATAGGGGATACTCTCCTTCGCCGTATTCCACTCTACCGCCGCCGTCGTCGTTTTCCCCCCCTCCGCAGCCCTATTACTCCTACTCGGATCCGCACTCAGGCTATTATTCGTCTTATTATTCGCCTTCGCCGGCACCGCCCCCACCGCCACCAGCTCGTCCATTTCTAGAGCGGCCGTTGCAGTCGCAATCGAGCTACGGTGGATCGGGGGCCTCGGGGCCGAGCGCTCCGGTGGATTACACACCATATGATTACCATAAGAGGAGCTTGGGGAAGCCGGGAATAGGAATGGGAACGGGATTGGCGGTGGGAGCGGCGGCTGGAGCTCTCGGCGGGCTGTCATTAGATGAAGGTATTAAATATGAGGAAGAGAAGATTGCAGAAAGAGTGGAGAATGATATGGTTTCTTCAACTGCGAGGGATGATCGGTATGGCGAGTATCGAAGTGATTATTAATGTAAGCTCTAATTCGCTCTAACTATTTGCTCCCCAGTATGACTCCGtgttaaattttatatataaagattGGCGTTCTCTGTGAATTGTGTTTCAATGGAGGATTTGAACTCTGAGAAGTGTCTCTCAGAGATGTTTGTGctgatatatgtatataaactTCTGGTGTTGCGAGGAGTAAGCTATGTTTTCTAGTATATCTCTCTCCGTTTGTGGAGTCCTATCCTATCTCTGTCATTGTAATTGTTGAGCTTCTGGATTGCCTTGTTTCTTAGATGGTATGCATTGCATTCTTTTTGCAGTTTCATAGGGTTCAGTTGTGCAGTTGGGTTAATTTACTTTGTGCAGCTTTAAATTTTGAAAGGTGTTGCGTGTTTTGTTAGTAAGGAACATCACAGCTGCTTTTTATTCGATCTAAGCTAGTTTATTGATTTTATGTTGAGATAATAGTCAGGAGGTTTCATCTGTTTTTTGAACCCcttatgagatagagcatggaATTAGTTCAATATGGCTTTCTCCTTTGGCCGGAATGACCTTGCTTTATACGTTCTTATTCTGATTTGGTCGAATGCTGGTTCATGTCATCATGCGTATGAACATTTTCTAATGCAATTATTATGTTCCTTCATTTATAAATCTTGATAGAAGTAGAGTGAAGTCATATCGGGCTTTTTAAGCTGCATATTTAGGTTCTCCCTATGGTTGGGTAGCTAATATAAATTGGCTTGGAGCTAGTGGTAAGATTTTGTTACGTGTTGTTGTTCCTTAATCCTGTATAGAGCTCACCCTCATGATCCTGAAGACTTGCAATTCAATTATTTGGAAGTCGCTTGGCTTTTGATTTAGTAAAGGTTACTTTTGAGCTGAACGAAGTTCAGAACGATCCTCTAAGCTGTCTAGCCTTTTCCAAATACCAGTTGCTACACAATCTACATTCGTGCATGCTAGAAATATGACTAGATTATTTAGCAAATATGCATGATATACATGGCAAGATTCATAGATTCTGAACAGCTTCTCGGGAATTTGTTAAGTAGTATTGTCAGCACATAAATGTTTGTGACTCAATTCCATTTTGCTCTAACAAATAAATCAGATATTAGAATATTTCTGTAAATTCAAACATTGCTGCATAGTTCATAGCAACAGGATGAGTTGGTTACTTATTCATCATGTTCATATAGTGTCAAACTAAGTATTCTGATCAAGGATTTGGATCAACTTTCGTTGCTATTAGTTTTTCAGGTAACTTGAAATGTATTCTGTTTATTGGTGCTCGACACAGACTTCATAATATGTTCTACATCTAGGAGACTAGGAGTATTTACTTGTGATTCTGTTCTTGACTACTAGTATCCTTGTTGGGTTCCTATGTCTTATTTGCTCTTATATATATGATCCACAGATAGTGTTTTGCAAAGAAGTATTTGGGAGAATTTAGTTCTGCCTCTCTCGATTTGGTAGAATTTCTTTAAATAAGATATGTTAATGCTTTTAGGGGAGTTTACATTTGAGGATTAaccttaatagataaaaatattatggctaattctttatttacttaGATGGATTGAAACATTGGGATATTCAAAGGTCCTTgttaatttctatcatttgagctaattttatttgattcatGTCCCATTTAAAGGATGAGATTGGAGATATCCTAGTAATGAAGATagaaatactcaatcatgcatcttatcaatcataaaaATCAAATGCCCCCTTAAGGCTATATAAGAATTAGGGTATATGTGCTAAAACAGAGAATGCCCAGAACAATGAAACAAAACACCAATGCTAAATTCTTTTATTACCTATGAAATAGTGGTGTGCTTTGATTCTAGTTCTGCAGTTTGTTATTTATAGTTTCCTGTTTTTCTACTCCTTTTCTTTTGGTGGAAGTCATACTAAAAAGGCCAAATGACTTGTCCTTCACATCTTAAGTGTTGTCAAAATAAAGATTTAGAGGTGttttggttgagcttataaactTTTTAAAACATCTTAGTATAAGttatttaagagcttataaattcttAAAACACGTTTGGCCTTGCGATAGGTGGTTAATGTCCAAGGTTGGAGGTCATGAGTTCGAGTCCACGACAGTGcggtctttaatttttttttatttacttgttaattataaaaaatattaaataaataaataagttcattaattcaatttatttatgcAAAGtaacaattaatttataaaaataattttgccATGATTTGTTATTTCGATGTTATGCATAATATaatcttttcaattttatttctttatcttATAAGCTTAATTAGCCAAATACGTTGActacttataagctcttcaaaataAGTTTAGTCAAATACTTGTTTATTTTGTGATTtgttttaatcttttattttgttttggagcttataaactttttaaaataaatttagtcaAGCACCTGTTTGTTTTGTGATTCTTTTTCGTCCTTTCTAAAATTTAAGAAGATTAATAATGATTTTTCAGTTCTTCAAATGATGATTTGAACTTTCA
This window encodes:
- the LOC131005677 gene encoding formin-like protein 14 gives rise to the protein MATGTTHRPQPKLYDLDVTIVSAKHLKNVNWRNGDLKPYVILWVDPDRRQATKPDDSGSTRPVWNERFVLPLSLPLRDSALTLEVFHSKPSETSKPLVGAHRFELRDLLGDSADSAIRLRTFELLRPSGRPHGKIRLKIGLVERPVENYHPAPATGYYNFSAPPPPMPYRGYSPSPYSTLPPPSSFSPPPQPYYSYSDPHSGYYSSYYSPSPAPPPPPPARPFLERPLQSQSSYGGSGASGPSAPVDYTPYDYHKRSLGKPGIGMGTGLAVGAAAGALGGLSLDEGIKYEEEKIAERVENDMVSSTARDDRYGEYRSDY